From a single Caloenas nicobarica isolate bCalNic1 chromosome 12, bCalNic1.hap1, whole genome shotgun sequence genomic region:
- the ARHGAP36 gene encoding rho GTPase-activating protein 36, whose protein sequence is MQPMPLHSLSELERASLQEIALYQLQEKLLVGELSLAKVGPKGSKSIRQKLESFSKEKKDCSPQTFGIPLFQVIANDCANKQLQDAVKKSRRLCLEVEATVTRFRAQRQKRSLMGRSCVLVPCEVFPEEPLSPALLNNSSWSQRRGAMSVDSITDLSDNTSKLLEALQLSHPHELDPQRSLSKKKMLSLNPITRQVPRIVDRCCKHIEMHGLQTVGIFRVGSSKKRVQQLREEFDRGLDVFLDEHQSVHDVAALLKEFLRDMPDSLIPRELYAAFLSTASMEGPAQLAALQLLLFLLPPCHSDTLHRLLRFLSEVARHAESSWGPDGQEIPGNKMTVSNLATIFGPNILQKEMPGEKDAGAMNFEDSAAIIQVLQRLIEHYQTLFMVSPEMQCDILRRLFQTDPDVIDYLLRRKLNAVPSTESEDSTEDHAPSPLPGQTRTLGSSSVSSELYSSVSFLNLDVGI, encoded by the exons TTGGACCTAAAGGCAGTAAATCTATCCGTCAGAAACTGGAGAGCTTttcaaaggagaagaaag ACTGCTCTCCTCAGACTTTTGGGATCCCGCTCTTCCAAGTCATCGCCAATGACTGCGCCAACAAGCAACTGCAGGACGCAGTGAAGAAGAGCCGCCGGCTCTGCCTGGAGGTGGAAGCGACAGTGACGAGATTTCGGGCTCAAAGGCAGAAGAGGTCCCTGATGGGCAGGAGCTGTGTCCTGGTACCCTGCGAGGTCTTCCCGGAGGAGCCACTTTCCCCAGCTCTTCTCAACAACAGCTCCTGGAGCCAGCGAAGG GGGGCAATGTCCGTGGACTCCATCACTGACCTGAGCGACAACACATCCAAGCTGCTGGAGGCACTGCAGTTGTCACATCCCCACGAGCTGGATCCGCAGAGAAGCCTGAGCAAGAAAAAGATGTTGAGCCTCAACCCCATCACCCGGCAGGTCCCACGGATTGTGGACAGATGTTGCAAACACATCGAAATGCACG GTCTCCAGACGGTGGGCATCTTCCGAGTTGGGAGCTCCAAGAAAAGAGTTCAGCAG CTGAGGGAAGAGTTTGACCGAGGACTGGATGTTTTCTTGGATGAACATCAAAGCGTTCATGATGTGGCTGCTCTGCTCAAAGAGTTTCTTCGGGACATGCCGGATTCGCTGATTCCCAGAGAGCTCTACGCAGCcttcctcagcacagcct CGATGGAGGGTCCAGCTCAGCTGGctgccctccagctgctgctcttcctgctGCCCCCCTGCCACAGCGACACGTTGCACCGGCTCCTGCGGTTCCTCAGCGAGGTGGCCCGGCATGCAGAGAGCTCCTGGGGCCCCGATGGCCAGGAG ATTcctggaaataaaatgacagtTTCCAACTTGGCCACAATCTTTGGTCCCAACATCCTTCAGAAAGAGATGCCTGGAGAGAAAGACGCTGGTGCAATGAACTTTGAAGACAGTGCTGCCATCATACAGGTGCTCCAGAGGCTGATTGAGCACTACCAGACCTTGTTCATG GTCTCTCCAGAAATGCAGTGTGACATCCTGAGGAGGCTATTTCAGACAGACCCCGATGTCATTGACTACCTTTTGCGCAGGAAGCTCAACGCCGTGCC GAGCACAGAGAGTGAGGATTCAACAGAGGACCATGCTCCATCCCCACTGCCTGGCCAGACCCGcaccctggggagcagctcggTCTCGTCAGAGTTGTACAGCAGCGTCTCATTCCTAAACCTGGACGTTGGCATCTAG